One part of the Arachidicoccus terrestris genome encodes these proteins:
- the sppA gene encoding signal peptide peptidase SppA produces the protein MVKFLKLLLAVFISMLVCSVLFFFILLGIVSMASSKSEVHLEDKSILVVDLTKPVKDFEQPSISLSLNTNKLTSSPPNLYEILSMIRYAGKDDHIKAIYIKGAYNVNGFAASQELRQAIQDFKKSGKKVIAYAPTMSQSAYYVASVADKVYVSPIGGLDWMGMVAQMVYFKGLLDKLDIHPEIFYAGKFKSATEPFRRDNMSDANRLQTNIWLGEIYGQVLDGVAQSRGLDTASLHALANQGAIQSARDALDHHMVDGLFYADQVEAALRKAVNINVDDQLHLISLDKYNKAANYKDYSGIDRIAVLYAQGDIVTGPDGEGIQGERYVSMIRDIRKDSSIKALVIRVNSPGGSALASDLIWREIQLTRKHKPVIVSMGNMAASGGYYISCGADYIFAEPTTLTGSIGVFSMLGNAETFFKNKLGITFDAVKTGEHADLGSIARPLTQVERNWMQASVDSIYHTFISRVAEGRNKSTAYIDTIGQGHVWTGIHAQKIGLVDSIGGLHDAIAYAAKEIHSTSYRVSTFPVKKSILSQLLSSDDNQEEDIDMQMNMKLTAGGISPELASLIGQVRELKTMMNQPQAKLPFELTIE, from the coding sequence ATGGTTAAATTTCTGAAGTTACTCCTGGCTGTTTTTATCTCCATGCTGGTCTGCAGTGTCTTATTCTTTTTTATTTTGCTGGGTATCGTGTCTATGGCCAGCAGCAAATCTGAAGTTCACCTGGAGGACAAATCCATTCTGGTAGTAGATCTCACAAAACCTGTAAAAGATTTTGAGCAGCCCAGCATATCGCTTAGCCTGAATACCAATAAACTGACCTCCTCTCCCCCGAATTTATACGAAATCCTCAGCATGATCCGGTATGCGGGTAAAGACGACCATATAAAAGCGATCTATATAAAGGGTGCCTATAACGTCAATGGTTTTGCAGCCAGCCAGGAACTACGTCAGGCCATTCAGGATTTCAAAAAGAGCGGCAAGAAGGTCATTGCATATGCCCCCACAATGTCTCAATCAGCCTATTATGTTGCAAGTGTCGCAGATAAAGTGTATGTCAGCCCCATAGGAGGACTGGATTGGATGGGAATGGTCGCCCAAATGGTTTATTTTAAAGGGTTATTGGACAAGTTAGATATCCACCCGGAGATCTTCTATGCCGGTAAATTCAAAAGCGCCACTGAACCGTTCCGCAGAGACAATATGAGTGATGCCAATCGCTTGCAGACCAACATCTGGCTGGGTGAGATATATGGACAGGTTCTTGACGGAGTAGCACAGAGCCGGGGGCTGGACACCGCCAGCTTACACGCCCTGGCAAACCAGGGTGCCATTCAGTCCGCCCGGGATGCATTGGATCATCACATGGTGGACGGTCTGTTCTATGCAGACCAGGTAGAGGCAGCATTACGGAAAGCGGTCAACATAAATGTTGACGATCAGCTCCATCTGATCAGTCTGGATAAATACAATAAAGCCGCAAATTATAAGGATTATTCAGGAATTGACCGGATCGCTGTTTTATATGCCCAGGGTGATATTGTCACCGGCCCCGACGGCGAAGGCATCCAGGGAGAGCGCTATGTCAGCATGATCCGGGATATCCGCAAAGATAGTTCAATTAAAGCCTTGGTGATCCGGGTCAACTCACCGGGCGGCAGTGCCTTGGCCAGTGACTTGATCTGGCGTGAGATTCAATTAACAAGAAAACACAAGCCTGTTATTGTGAGCATGGGTAATATGGCCGCCTCGGGAGGGTATTACATCTCATGCGGGGCAGATTATATCTTTGCGGAGCCTACTACCCTTACGGGATCCATCGGGGTATTTTCTATGTTGGGTAATGCAGAAACTTTTTTCAAAAACAAGCTGGGAATCACTTTTGATGCTGTTAAAACCGGTGAACATGCCGATCTGGGCTCCATTGCCCGGCCGCTGACGCAAGTAGAACGAAACTGGATGCAGGCATCTGTGGACAGCATCTATCATACGTTCATCAGTCGCGTAGCTGAGGGGCGCAACAAATCTACCGCCTATATAGACACGATCGGTCAGGGGCACGTCTGGACGGGCATACATGCGCAAAAGATCGGACTCGTAGACTCCATTGGCGGTTTACACGACGCTATTGCCTACGCAGCCAAAGAAATCCATAGTACATCATACCGTGTCAGTACTTTCCCCGTCAAAAAATCCATCCTGAGCCAACTACTGAGCAGTGATGATAATCAGGAAGAAGATATTGATATGCAAATGAATATGAAGTTAACCGCCGGTGGTATTTCTCCGGAGCTGGCCAGCCTGATCGGTCAGGTAAGGGAGCTGAAAACCATGATGAATCAGCCTCAGGCAAAACTACCCTTTGAATTAACGATCGAATAA
- the folK gene encoding 2-amino-4-hydroxy-6-hydroxymethyldihydropteridine diphosphokinase has protein sequence MNKAYLLIGGNLGRIKENLAKARAQIEDEIGSIEAASSLYQTAAWGLENQPDFLNQVLLIYTEMTAEEMLGKMLRIEQRLGRIREIKNGPRVIDIDLLFFNDQRIDLPHLKVPHPLLHTRNFTLFPLFELAPDLLHPVLNKTVRELLAQSPDTLPVQKLPA, from the coding sequence ATGAATAAAGCATATTTGCTGATAGGCGGTAATTTGGGCCGGATAAAGGAAAATTTAGCAAAGGCAAGAGCGCAAATTGAAGATGAAATCGGATCCATTGAGGCAGCATCCTCACTTTATCAGACCGCTGCCTGGGGATTGGAGAACCAACCCGATTTTCTTAACCAGGTATTGCTGATCTACACAGAAATGACTGCGGAGGAAATGCTTGGGAAAATGCTCAGGATTGAACAGCGGCTTGGACGAATCCGGGAGATAAAAAACGGCCCGAGAGTCATCGATATTGATCTGCTTTTTTTTAATGATCAAAGGATCGATCTACCTCACCTTAAAGTACCACACCCTTTACTCCACACCCGCAATTTTACCCTTTTTCCGCTATTTGAATTGGCGCCCGACCTACTGCACCCGGTCCTGAATAAAACGGTTCGGGAACTTTTGGCACAAAGCCCCGATACCCTCCCGGTGCAAAAACTGCCGGCCTGA
- the tatC gene encoding twin-arginine translocase subunit TatC produces the protein MIQRFFKRRSGSQAEMAFIDHLEELRWHILRSLIAILVLAVVIFYYHGWFFANIIAGPINPDFISYRAFCKLADLIHVKSLCMDPVVVDMQSTTFGGQFLGTFTIAFIGGFIVAFPYIFWEFWRFVKPALKEGELKNTGSAIFWVSLFFFLGAAFGYFVLGPFTFNFLAGFQISDLPMMTTRPTLNDYLNNLCNIVLGCGLAFELPVMAYVFTRMGLITPKFLKEKRRYAIVIILILAAFITPSPDWISQTLVFIPLMLLYEIGVFVSKKAAKELAEKDKELWS, from the coding sequence ATGATACAAAGGTTTTTTAAACGAAGAAGCGGTTCTCAGGCTGAAATGGCCTTCATTGACCATTTAGAGGAATTAAGGTGGCATATTTTGCGTTCGCTGATCGCTATTCTGGTGCTGGCTGTCGTTATCTTTTATTACCACGGCTGGTTTTTTGCCAATATCATCGCAGGGCCGATCAACCCTGATTTTATCAGCTACAGGGCTTTCTGTAAACTGGCAGACCTGATTCATGTCAAGAGTCTTTGTATGGACCCGGTCGTGGTTGACATGCAGTCCACAACGTTTGGCGGCCAGTTTCTTGGCACCTTTACCATTGCATTTATCGGCGGCTTTATTGTCGCCTTCCCCTATATTTTCTGGGAATTCTGGCGTTTTGTCAAGCCCGCCCTTAAAGAAGGGGAACTCAAAAATACCGGTTCCGCGATTTTCTGGGTCTCTCTTTTCTTCTTTTTAGGCGCTGCCTTCGGTTATTTTGTTTTGGGGCCTTTCACATTTAATTTCCTGGCCGGATTTCAGATCAGCGACCTGCCGATGATGACGACAAGGCCAACACTCAACGATTACCTGAATAACCTCTGTAATATCGTTTTAGGATGCGGCCTGGCCTTTGAGTTACCCGTTATGGCATACGTCTTTACCCGGATGGGGTTGATCACACCTAAATTCCTGAAAGAAAAACGTCGCTACGCGATCGTGATCATCCTGATTCTGGCGGCCTTTATTACCCCCAGTCCGGACTGGATCAGCCAGACACTGGTCTTTATCCCGCTCATGCTCTTGTATGAGATAGGAGTATTTGTCTCTAAAAAAGCCGCTAAAGAACTGGCAGAAAAAGACAAAGAGCTCTGGAGTTAA